Proteins found in one Streptomyces sp. CB09001 genomic segment:
- a CDS encoding amidohydrolase family protein has translation MNQEDEAIASAEARGPVTYDLVISRARVFDGRQVLTGLYDVAIDGARIASVSAEPLRGGQEVDAAGGWVMPGLIDTHVHFYDVRAVSDPDSMRAFEENELPERLGLFLDHGITTIKSVGDPTDGILDTRARIAAGTLRGPRLLATGCGITGRDGHPAATVFRDNPWARERFTGEAGSVQEIRNLVHHLADHKADAIKLLSEGACTHSGGPRYLWQNPAFPDGVALERLPLDLLRAGIEAGHERGLRVTVHTTQQAAAREAIEAGADGLEHGVTVEPLTDHSLIDLMLERGITYTPTLWIDDAHPDARDNLRKVAEAGVHIALGSDTFSGRGLFGANTLEEAELMRAAGMTPTQVLAAGTSGASRQCVRPDLGTVTPGKRADLLVLNADPTTDIRNVRDLRMVILNGELAVDKR, from the coding sequence ATGAACCAGGAAGACGAAGCGATCGCGAGCGCCGAGGCTCGCGGTCCTGTGACCTACGACCTCGTGATCAGTCGCGCACGTGTCTTCGACGGCCGCCAGGTGCTCACCGGTCTGTATGACGTAGCCATCGACGGCGCACGGATCGCTTCCGTATCGGCCGAGCCGCTCAGGGGCGGACAGGAGGTGGATGCGGCCGGAGGATGGGTCATGCCGGGACTGATCGACACTCATGTCCACTTCTACGACGTGCGCGCGGTCTCCGATCCCGATTCGATGCGGGCCTTCGAGGAGAACGAGCTTCCTGAACGGCTCGGGCTGTTCCTCGACCACGGGATCACCACCATCAAGTCGGTGGGTGATCCGACGGACGGAATCCTGGACACACGGGCCAGAATCGCCGCAGGCACGCTGCGGGGCCCGCGCCTGCTGGCGACCGGTTGCGGCATCACCGGACGCGACGGGCACCCCGCCGCCACTGTCTTCCGCGACAACCCCTGGGCGCGCGAACGCTTCACGGGAGAGGCCGGCAGCGTGCAGGAGATCCGCAACCTGGTGCACCACCTGGCTGACCACAAGGCGGACGCGATCAAACTCCTGTCAGAGGGCGCGTGCACACACTCCGGCGGGCCGAGATACCTCTGGCAGAACCCCGCCTTTCCGGATGGTGTCGCGTTGGAACGGCTTCCCCTCGATCTCCTTCGGGCGGGCATCGAGGCCGGGCATGAGCGGGGCCTTCGGGTTACCGTCCACACCACCCAGCAAGCCGCGGCACGCGAGGCGATCGAGGCCGGGGCGGACGGCCTGGAGCACGGTGTCACCGTCGAGCCCCTCACCGACCACTCGCTCATCGACCTGATGCTCGAACGCGGCATCACCTACACACCCACGCTCTGGATCGACGACGCCCACCCGGACGCCCGCGACAATCTCCGGAAGGTCGCTGAGGCCGGCGTGCACATCGCGCTGGGCAGTGACACCTTCAGCGGTCGGGGCCTGTTCGGAGCCAACACCCTGGAAGAGGCCGAACTCATGAGGGCGGCCGGGATGACGCCCACCCAGGTACTGGCCGCAGGCACCAGCGGTGCGTCGAGGCAGTGTGTCCGCCCCGACCTCGGCACGGTGACCCCCGGCAAGCGCGCCGACCTGCTCGTGCTGAACGCCGATCCCACCACGGACATCCGCAACGTACGCGACCTCCGCATGGTGATCCTGAACGGCGAACTCGCCGTCGACAAACGCTAG
- a CDS encoding sugar ABC transporter permease: MTQLPLSGSETGAGEAAPAAPSRTRRRPTSQQWTAWAFLAPVTLYLVLFYAYPLYRNIDLSLRNYTVRSFVQGDAPFTGLENYRTVLADATFLPALLHTVLFTVVCLAFQYVIGLALAVFFHQHFRLSATLRALFLVPWLLPLIVSASTWSWMLNSDSGIVNAALHGMGIAPVNWLTSPSWSLTSVIIANIWIGVPFNLVVLYSGLQSIPAGLYEAAALDGAGAWRRFWSITFPLLRPVSAITLLLGLVYTLKVFDIIWIMTKGGPAESSTTFATWSYQLGFGNLLPAFGPGAAVGNLLVVAALVFGLVYIRVQRKQAWS; encoded by the coding sequence ATGACACAATTGCCGCTCTCAGGGTCCGAGACCGGCGCCGGTGAGGCGGCCCCTGCCGCACCGTCCCGGACACGGCGCCGCCCCACATCCCAGCAGTGGACCGCCTGGGCCTTCCTTGCCCCGGTGACCCTTTACCTCGTTCTCTTCTACGCCTACCCCCTCTACCGCAACATCGACCTGAGCCTGCGCAACTACACCGTCCGTTCCTTCGTCCAGGGCGATGCCCCGTTCACGGGCCTGGAGAACTACAGGACCGTCCTCGCCGACGCGACCTTCCTCCCCGCCCTGCTCCACACCGTCCTCTTCACCGTTGTGTGCCTGGCCTTCCAGTACGTCATCGGGCTGGCGCTCGCGGTCTTCTTCCACCAGCACTTCCGCCTCTCCGCCACGCTGCGGGCCCTGTTCCTGGTGCCCTGGCTGCTGCCCCTGATCGTGTCGGCCTCCACCTGGTCGTGGATGCTCAACAGCGACTCCGGCATCGTCAACGCCGCACTGCACGGGATGGGCATCGCCCCGGTGAACTGGCTGACCTCGCCGAGCTGGTCGCTGACCTCGGTGATCATCGCGAACATCTGGATCGGCGTACCGTTCAACCTCGTTGTGCTCTACAGCGGCCTGCAGTCCATTCCGGCAGGGCTGTACGAGGCCGCGGCCCTGGACGGGGCGGGTGCCTGGCGGCGGTTCTGGAGCATCACCTTCCCACTGCTGCGCCCGGTGTCCGCGATCACCCTGCTCCTGGGCCTGGTCTACACGCTCAAGGTCTTCGACATCATCTGGATCATGACCAAGGGCGGCCCCGCGGAGTCCTCCACCACCTTCGCCACCTGGTCCTACCAACTCGGATTCGGCAACCTGCTTCCCGCCTTCGGGCCGGGTGCGGCCGTCGGCAACCTGCTGGTGGTGGCCGCCCTGGTCTTCGGACTGGTGTATATCCGGGTGCAGCGAAAGCAGGCATGGTCATGA
- a CDS encoding carbohydrate ABC transporter permease codes for MNRNTTHTRGSTKPTRGRGRRTWGKTAVGLLLTGIMLFPVYWMLNVSLTRDQNMRKSPPDLFPVDGTLDGYRTVFAEQLPYLGTSLVIGLGTVVLTVALSAPAGYALAKLRPRGGGVLGFVLLVAQMIPGIIMAMGFYAIYLSLGLLQSVPGLIVADSTLAVPFAVLIFTAFMSGIPGELMQAAKTDGAGPLRTFWSIVVPMSRNAVVTVSLFAFLWSWSDFVFAGTLVNGGPHEPITLGIYHYIGNNNQEWNAIMATAVVASLPAAVILVLAQRYVAAGVTAGAVKD; via the coding sequence ATGAACCGAAACACCACGCACACGCGGGGAAGCACCAAGCCCACCCGGGGAAGAGGCAGGCGTACCTGGGGAAAGACGGCCGTCGGTCTGCTGCTGACCGGGATCATGCTCTTCCCGGTCTACTGGATGCTGAACGTGTCCTTGACACGCGACCAGAACATGCGCAAGAGCCCACCGGACCTGTTCCCCGTCGACGGCACCCTGGACGGCTACCGCACCGTCTTCGCCGAGCAGTTGCCCTACCTGGGTACCAGCCTTGTCATCGGCCTGGGCACCGTCGTCCTGACCGTGGCCCTGTCCGCTCCGGCCGGCTACGCCCTGGCCAAGCTGCGCCCGCGCGGCGGCGGTGTCCTGGGCTTCGTCCTGCTGGTCGCCCAGATGATTCCCGGCATCATCATGGCGATGGGCTTCTACGCCATCTACCTCAGCCTCGGTCTGCTCCAGTCCGTCCCCGGCCTGATCGTCGCCGACTCGACCCTGGCCGTTCCCTTCGCGGTGCTCATCTTCACCGCGTTCATGTCCGGCATCCCCGGCGAGCTGATGCAGGCGGCGAAGACGGACGGAGCCGGGCCCCTGCGTACCTTCTGGTCGATCGTCGTGCCGATGAGCCGCAACGCCGTCGTCACGGTGTCCCTGTTCGCGTTCCTGTGGTCCTGGTCCGATTTCGTCTTCGCCGGAACTCTGGTCAACGGTGGCCCCCACGAGCCGATCACCCTCGGCATCTACCACTACATCGGCAACAACAATCAGGAGTGGAACGCCATCATGGCCACCGCGGTCGTGGCCTCGCTGCCGGCCGCGGTCATCCTCGTCCTTGCCCAGCGCTACGTCGCCGCCGGTGTGACCGCCGGCGCCGTCAAGGACTGA
- a CDS encoding HAMP domain-containing sensor histidine kinase, with amino-acid sequence MDRFRKGRRVRISAVPLRRSLLLRLLAVSALVSVCSITATAWVVLQTTAVVLSRERGQALADDARIYDTLLGYAATHPSWNGVQPTVDHLAQSAGHRIVLLGEDGHLLADSNADRNRPFQPPQQASAVIDPLAVDPELNKNTDDGRSGTERIDPRAVGPFKLSEEDSERLTRTAKRVVLCLREFYDTPAHVQMSSAGRPKVVVTNPGGTPTVGEQRCSPGFTDPTQSEEKALEGLTSLVNACLARREVDGVRLAIDGSWEPRTRHAPPASTVLSCLTTSRSQQLAPYVAPAALLYVSSPGRTATTFFDLSSANRLRIAGWAAAVLVMTVTVTTLTGIRLVKPLRTLTKAAMRMEGGEASPSVLVRGGDEIAKLSAAFNAMSQRREQLESARRDMTNDIAHELRTPVSNIRGWLEAVEDGIAQPDADLVTNLLGQALQLQHIVDDLRDLSAAEAGELRLVPAPVELMELLAAVAVANRATATAAGVTITVVDTGRVPVIADPVRIRQMIGNLVSNAIRYTPAGGSVTLSAHVDLDTVVIDVADTGTGISADELPHIFDRFWRAEKSRSRQSGGSGLGLAIVRRLAEAHQGTVTAASTPNVGSTFTLRLPHHS; translated from the coding sequence ATGGATAGGTTCCGCAAGGGAAGAAGGGTCCGGATCTCGGCCGTGCCGCTGCGGCGCAGTCTGCTGCTGCGCCTGCTGGCGGTGTCGGCACTCGTGTCGGTCTGCTCGATCACCGCCACCGCATGGGTGGTCCTGCAGACCACCGCTGTCGTACTCAGCCGCGAGCGAGGGCAAGCACTGGCCGACGACGCCCGGATCTACGACACCCTCCTGGGATACGCCGCGACGCACCCGAGTTGGAACGGCGTCCAGCCGACCGTCGACCACCTGGCACAGTCCGCCGGTCACCGCATCGTTCTGCTCGGTGAAGACGGGCACCTCCTGGCGGACTCGAACGCCGACCGGAATCGCCCCTTCCAGCCTCCGCAGCAGGCATCCGCGGTCATCGACCCCCTGGCCGTCGACCCCGAGTTGAACAAGAACACGGACGACGGCCGGTCAGGCACGGAGCGGATCGACCCCCGGGCGGTGGGACCGTTCAAGCTGTCCGAGGAAGACAGCGAAAGGCTGACGCGCACTGCGAAGCGGGTGGTCCTGTGCCTGCGCGAGTTCTACGACACCCCGGCCCACGTTCAGATGTCGTCCGCCGGACGCCCGAAGGTGGTGGTGACGAACCCCGGCGGTACACCCACCGTCGGTGAGCAGCGCTGCTCCCCCGGGTTCACTGATCCGACACAGTCGGAAGAGAAGGCCCTGGAGGGACTCACGAGCCTCGTCAACGCGTGCCTGGCCCGTCGGGAGGTGGACGGGGTGAGGCTCGCGATTGACGGCAGTTGGGAACCCCGGACCCGTCACGCGCCCCCGGCCTCGACAGTCCTGTCGTGTCTGACGACCAGCCGCAGCCAGCAGTTGGCACCGTATGTGGCACCCGCCGCGCTGCTGTACGTCAGCAGTCCCGGACGTACGGCGACGACGTTCTTCGACCTCTCCTCCGCGAACCGGCTCCGCATCGCGGGCTGGGCCGCCGCCGTGCTGGTGATGACGGTTACCGTGACCACGCTGACCGGCATCCGCCTGGTGAAGCCGCTCAGGACACTGACCAAGGCGGCCATGCGCATGGAGGGCGGGGAGGCGTCCCCGAGCGTGCTGGTCCGGGGAGGCGACGAGATCGCGAAACTGTCGGCCGCCTTCAACGCGATGTCGCAACGCCGCGAACAGCTGGAATCAGCACGCCGGGACATGACCAACGACATCGCTCATGAACTGCGCACCCCGGTGAGCAACATCCGGGGCTGGCTGGAGGCGGTGGAGGACGGCATCGCACAGCCCGACGCCGATCTGGTGACCAACCTGCTGGGACAAGCACTCCAGCTCCAGCACATTGTCGACGATCTTCGGGACCTTTCCGCGGCCGAGGCCGGCGAGCTCCGTCTGGTTCCGGCGCCCGTCGAGCTCATGGAGCTGCTGGCTGCCGTCGCCGTGGCCAACCGGGCCACGGCGACGGCAGCAGGCGTGACCATCACGGTCGTGGACACAGGACGCGTCCCGGTCATCGCTGATCCCGTACGGATACGCCAGATGATCGGCAACCTCGTGTCAAATGCGATCCGCTACACACCCGCGGGCGGGTCGGTCACTCTGAGTGCCCACGTCGACCTCGACACCGTCGTGATCGACGTGGCGGACACCGGGACCGGGATCTCGGCCGACGAGTTGCCGCACATCTTCGACCGGTTCTGGCGCGCGGAGAAGTCCCGCAGCAGGCAAAGTGGCGGCAGCGGCCTCGGACTGGCCATCGTGCGCCGCCTGGCCGAAGCACACCAGGGAACGGTGACCGCGGCCAGCACGCCGAACGTCGGCTCGACTTTCACACTTCGCCTGCCGCACCACTCATGA
- a CDS encoding trehalase family glycosidase: MTAARSGPAFSVQDIPFSTYGSWFDISPVLAEKIWAEDLHLVSHQNGMHAVLGLVPLDAATGERAEIRVAATPSLLSWIGAAGRVDLAYESPDTVRLRGVGLPLRVSAAARTLTPFSGTYFFHDASADAYVFTSYETGRRYRVTVLSGTVADTFGSQALGAGDRCLTVAADADGPWEIAIEELDTARPTYARAAAFDEIVEAAQSSFADFVDTVAPWRSSATPAAELAAYVVWSATVHPAGLVTRPGVLMSKHWMDKVWSWDHCFNALALAPGQPELAWDQYHLPFDHQDGAGALPDSVTHSEVLHNFVKPPIHGWAFGYLRRRLTMPPGPEELAETYDRLTRWTDFWLTGRRAPGAALPHYQHGNDSGWDNATTFDPERVVVTADLAAFLVLQLRELAELATHLDIPEDVHRWTRVAETTQAAMLDQLWSGDRFVARGVDSGNTWHSDSLLDLMPIVLGEHLPDDVSGVLAARIEAHLTPYGLATELPTSPHYLSDGYWRGPIWAPATVLIEDGLRRAGQHRLADEISACFRALCENHGFAENFDALTGTGLRDRAYTWTASSYLLLAEAHVRRGGDSSVPVSSTSSSR, translated from the coding sequence ATGACCGCCGCCCGATCCGGTCCGGCCTTCTCCGTCCAGGACATCCCGTTCAGCACGTACGGTTCCTGGTTCGACATCTCCCCGGTGCTGGCGGAGAAGATCTGGGCCGAGGACCTCCACCTCGTCTCGCACCAGAACGGCATGCACGCCGTGTTGGGCCTCGTGCCGCTGGACGCTGCGACGGGGGAACGGGCCGAGATCCGCGTGGCGGCGACTCCGAGCCTGCTGAGCTGGATCGGCGCCGCCGGCCGTGTCGATCTGGCCTACGAGTCGCCGGACACGGTGCGCCTGCGCGGTGTGGGGCTGCCATTGCGCGTCTCCGCGGCGGCCCGGACGCTGACCCCGTTCAGCGGCACCTACTTCTTCCACGACGCGTCCGCCGACGCGTACGTGTTCACCTCGTACGAGACCGGTCGCCGCTACCGCGTCACCGTGCTCTCCGGCACGGTCGCCGATACTTTCGGCAGCCAGGCTCTGGGCGCCGGTGACCGCTGCCTGACCGTCGCCGCCGACGCGGACGGCCCATGGGAGATCGCGATCGAGGAACTCGACACAGCCCGCCCCACGTACGCCCGGGCGGCAGCCTTCGACGAGATCGTCGAAGCCGCGCAGAGTTCCTTCGCGGACTTCGTGGACACGGTGGCCCCCTGGCGGTCGTCCGCCACCCCGGCCGCCGAACTCGCCGCCTACGTCGTGTGGTCCGCGACCGTCCATCCGGCGGGGTTGGTCACCCGGCCCGGCGTCCTCATGTCCAAGCACTGGATGGACAAGGTCTGGAGCTGGGACCACTGCTTCAACGCCCTGGCTCTGGCCCCCGGACAGCCCGAACTGGCGTGGGACCAGTATCACCTGCCCTTCGACCACCAGGACGGGGCCGGGGCACTGCCCGACTCGGTCACCCACTCCGAGGTCCTCCACAACTTCGTCAAACCGCCCATCCACGGTTGGGCGTTCGGCTACCTGCGACGTCGGCTGACCATGCCGCCCGGCCCGGAGGAGCTGGCTGAGACGTACGACAGGCTGACACGCTGGACGGACTTCTGGCTCACCGGACGACGTGCGCCCGGGGCCGCACTGCCCCACTACCAGCACGGCAACGACAGCGGCTGGGACAACGCCACCACCTTCGACCCCGAACGCGTGGTCGTCACCGCGGACCTGGCCGCCTTCCTCGTGCTCCAGCTTCGCGAACTAGCTGAACTCGCAACGCACTTGGATATACCGGAGGATGTCCATCGGTGGACGCGAGTCGCCGAGACGACGCAGGCGGCGATGCTCGACCAGCTCTGGAGCGGCGACCGGTTCGTCGCCCGAGGAGTTGACAGCGGCAACACCTGGCACAGTGACAGCCTCCTCGACCTGATGCCCATCGTGCTGGGCGAGCATCTGCCCGATGACGTCAGCGGCGTGCTGGCCGCCCGTATCGAGGCCCATCTGACCCCGTACGGACTGGCCACCGAACTGCCGACCTCCCCGCACTACCTCTCCGACGGCTACTGGCGCGGCCCGATCTGGGCCCCCGCCACGGTCCTCATCGAGGACGGACTGCGCCGCGCCGGACAGCACCGGCTGGCGGACGAGATCAGCGCCTGCTTCCGCGCCCTGTGCGAGAACCACGGCTTCGCTGAAAACTTCGACGCCCTGACCGGAACGGGCCTGCGGGACCGCGCCTACACCTGGACCGCCAGTAGCTACCTCCTGCTCGCCGAGGCACACGTGAGGCGCGGCGGCGACTCGTCGGTGCCCGTGTCGAGCACGTCTTCGTCCAGATGA
- a CDS encoding response regulator transcription factor, whose product MRAHVMVAEDDADQAELVRRYLEHEGHEVTLAHDGRSALDLLRGRRPDLLVLDVMMPRVDGLDVCRVIRAEPRLANLPVLMLTARSSEDDLLLGLDLGADDYMTKPFSPRELMARIRSLLRRSDRGPDAEADREARNAVLRAGPVTVDRVRHEVWAYGRVIRCTPGEFRLLDMLVEHAGQVLSRTQILERLHGSDPFITLRTVDVHVMNLRRKIKDVRPGPQDVMPLVTVYGVGYKLTDTPHDQQAHPYG is encoded by the coding sequence ATGCGTGCACATGTGATGGTGGCCGAAGACGACGCCGATCAGGCCGAACTGGTCCGTCGCTACCTGGAGCACGAGGGCCACGAGGTGACCCTGGCTCACGACGGCCGCTCCGCCCTTGACCTATTGCGCGGCCGACGCCCGGATCTGCTGGTCCTCGACGTGATGATGCCCCGGGTCGACGGACTGGACGTGTGTCGTGTCATACGTGCGGAGCCCCGTCTCGCGAACCTTCCCGTGCTCATGCTCACGGCCAGGTCGTCCGAGGACGATCTACTGCTCGGCCTGGATCTGGGCGCGGACGACTACATGACGAAACCGTTCAGCCCCCGCGAACTCATGGCGCGCATCCGGTCGCTGCTGCGCCGCAGCGACAGAGGCCCGGACGCCGAGGCCGACCGGGAAGCACGCAACGCCGTCCTGCGGGCCGGGCCGGTCACCGTCGACCGTGTCCGTCACGAAGTGTGGGCGTACGGCCGTGTGATCCGCTGCACGCCGGGAGAATTCCGCCTCCTCGACATGCTCGTCGAGCACGCGGGTCAGGTGCTGTCCCGGACCCAGATCCTTGAGCGTCTGCACGGCTCCGACCCCTTCATCACCCTCAGGACGGTCGATGTCCACGTCATGAATCTGCGCCGCAAGATCAAGGACGTTCGACCGGGCCCGCAGGACGTCATGCCTCTGGTGACCGTGTACGGAGTGGGCTACAAGCTCACGGACACTCCGCACGACCAGCAGGCGCACCCGTATGGATAG
- a CDS encoding amidohydrolase family protein — MLDRLRIVGVEETVVVPAVYEAYERVGSPQIPARGFGDSPVAENLHMVGEQRLAHMDDQGIDVAVLSLSSPGVQDLPKADAVAVAREANDQLAEIVASRPDRFQAFAAVPTQSPAAAAAELERVVIELGFPGAMLYGRTGDKLADHRDNDELYAMAERLGVPLHFHPQTPVQPIIDAYYSDLPAPMGPVLAGAGLGWYYDLGVQYLRMIFSGVFDRFPDLQVIAGHWGEVVMFYLDHTGFFGEAGRLRQPLADYFKQNFWVAGSGTNSPRYLRWTAEVMGTDRMLYSTDYPFTYGFRPGGFPYVDTSNGEARAFLENSPFTDEQKADIGHRNWERLTARAKRPSA, encoded by the coding sequence ATGCTCGACCGTTTGCGCATAGTCGGAGTAGAAGAGACCGTCGTCGTGCCGGCTGTCTACGAGGCTTACGAGCGGGTGGGATCGCCCCAGATCCCGGCGCGCGGCTTCGGGGACAGTCCCGTTGCAGAGAATCTGCACATGGTCGGTGAGCAGCGGCTGGCCCACATGGACGATCAGGGCATCGACGTCGCCGTGCTGTCCCTGTCGTCTCCGGGCGTGCAGGACCTGCCGAAGGCCGACGCCGTCGCGGTGGCCCGCGAGGCCAACGACCAGCTCGCCGAGATCGTCGCTTCCCGGCCCGACCGTTTCCAGGCGTTCGCCGCGGTCCCCACCCAGTCACCGGCCGCGGCCGCGGCAGAGCTGGAGCGCGTGGTGATCGAGCTGGGCTTCCCCGGCGCCATGCTCTACGGCCGCACCGGCGACAAGCTGGCCGACCACCGGGACAACGACGAGCTGTACGCGATGGCCGAGAGGCTGGGAGTGCCGCTGCACTTCCACCCGCAAACGCCGGTTCAGCCCATCATCGACGCCTACTACTCCGACCTTCCGGCCCCCATGGGCCCGGTGCTGGCCGGGGCCGGCCTCGGCTGGTACTACGACCTCGGCGTCCAGTACCTCCGCATGATCTTCTCGGGGGTCTTCGATCGGTTCCCCGACCTGCAGGTGATCGCCGGACACTGGGGCGAGGTCGTGATGTTCTATCTCGACCACACCGGCTTCTTCGGTGAGGCAGGCCGTCTGCGCCAGCCGCTCGCCGACTACTTCAAGCAGAACTTCTGGGTCGCGGGCAGCGGCACCAACAGCCCCCGCTACCTGCGCTGGACCGCCGAAGTGATGGGCACCGACCGGATGCTGTACTCCACCGACTATCCCTTCACCTACGGCTTCCGTCCCGGCGGATTCCCCTACGTCGACACCAGCAACGGCGAAGCCCGCGCCTTCCTGGAGAACTCGCCCTTCACCGACGAGCAGAAGGCCGACATCGGCCACCGCAACTGGGAACGCCTCACCGCCCGCGCCAAGCGCCCGTCCGCCTGA
- a CDS encoding Rrf2 family transcriptional regulator, protein MAGLSSRSAVAIHALAMLAHRRGGSLTSAEIADSLESNPVLVRRILGRLRDAHLVRSTEGRGGGWSLARTPRDITLYDAYAAVEGEQVFSRHPHPPSGACVVGRNIGDLLDVEFQNAERALEERLGRTTIAALLQQILASDGEAKDR, encoded by the coding sequence ATGGCGGGGCTCAGCAGTAGGAGCGCGGTCGCGATCCACGCGCTTGCGATGCTGGCGCACCGGCGTGGAGGCTCGTTGACTTCCGCGGAGATCGCGGACAGCCTGGAAAGCAATCCGGTTCTCGTGCGGCGCATTCTCGGCCGCTTGCGAGACGCTCATCTGGTGCGGTCCACCGAGGGGCGGGGAGGCGGCTGGTCCCTTGCTCGCACCCCGCGGGACATCACGCTCTATGACGCGTACGCCGCCGTGGAGGGGGAGCAGGTCTTCTCGAGGCACCCTCATCCGCCCAGCGGGGCGTGCGTGGTCGGCCGCAACATCGGCGATCTGCTTGACGTCGAGTTCCAGAACGCAGAGCGAGCTCTGGAGGAGCGGCTCGGCCGGACGACGATCGCCGCCCTGCTGCAACAGATACTGGCCTCCGACGGCGAAGCGAAGGACCGCTGA
- a CDS encoding efflux RND transporter periplasmic adaptor subunit, with protein MAVAVLVVAAGGVYGARALSDHGERQQPGPAAAPSAQTTRVKRADLSDSRTLPGVLGFGGQVTVKGSGKGVISRLPAPGSVVSRGKPLYWVNDEPVTAFFGDTPFFRELDKAGTTGRDVTVLVENLEALGYDIGPRPQRSAASREGSEAGEAGTELTTGVLAALKRWQHDTGQEATGTLAPDRAVVLSGPSRVDAVKAQLGDPATEEVLTLTSQDKTVTVEADAGSAGSMHQGDAVSIVLPDTKSVPGTVGSIGTTVQGGNAAEAGAGTDTTPTLEVRVQPSDADDVAKLDAASVQVVFTARTRENVLVVPVGALLALSEGGYALQRPGGKLVGVTTGLFAKGLVEVSGAGIEEGDVVVTAS; from the coding sequence GTGGCTGTGGCGGTCCTCGTGGTGGCCGCGGGCGGGGTCTACGGGGCGAGAGCGCTGTCGGACCACGGTGAGCGCCAGCAACCCGGCCCCGCGGCAGCTCCGTCCGCTCAGACCACCCGGGTGAAGCGCGCCGACCTGTCCGACTCCCGGACGCTGCCGGGAGTTCTGGGCTTCGGGGGGCAGGTCACGGTGAAGGGGTCCGGGAAGGGCGTCATCAGCCGGCTGCCCGCCCCGGGCTCGGTCGTCTCACGGGGGAAGCCCCTGTACTGGGTGAACGACGAGCCGGTCACGGCGTTCTTCGGCGACACTCCCTTCTTCCGTGAGCTGGACAAGGCGGGGACGACCGGGCGGGACGTGACCGTTCTCGTCGAGAACCTGGAGGCCCTGGGCTATGACATCGGCCCTCGGCCGCAGCGGTCCGCGGCATCGCGCGAGGGCAGCGAGGCGGGCGAGGCCGGCACCGAACTGACCACCGGAGTGTTGGCAGCGCTCAAGCGCTGGCAGCACGACACCGGCCAGGAGGCCACCGGGACTCTGGCCCCGGACCGGGCCGTGGTCCTGTCCGGCCCCTCACGCGTCGACGCCGTCAAGGCGCAGTTGGGCGACCCGGCCACCGAAGAAGTCCTCACCCTCACCTCGCAGGACAAGACGGTCACGGTGGAGGCCGACGCGGGCAGTGCCGGGTCCATGCACCAAGGCGACGCGGTCTCCATCGTCCTTCCCGACACCAAGAGTGTTCCTGGCACGGTCGGGTCCATCGGTACCACCGTGCAGGGCGGCAACGCCGCCGAAGCGGGTGCCGGCACCGACACGACGCCCACCCTGGAGGTGAGGGTCCAGCCGTCGGACGCCGACGATGTCGCCAAGCTCGACGCGGCGTCCGTACAGGTCGTCTTCACGGCCCGGACCAGGGAGAACGTCTTGGTGGTCCCCGTAGGTGCCCTCCTCGCCCTGAGCGAAGGCGGTTACGCGCTGCAGCGTCCCGGCGGGAAGCTGGTCGGGGTCACGACCGGCCTCTTCGCCAAGGGGCTCGTGGAGGTCAGCGGAGCCGGCATCGAGGAAGGCGACGTGGTGGTGACGGCATCATGA